One stretch of Glycine soja cultivar W05 chromosome 7, ASM419377v2, whole genome shotgun sequence DNA includes these proteins:
- the LOC114418663 gene encoding uncharacterized GPI-anchored protein At4g28100-like, which yields MSLTLFLKTLFLFFPCYLCLLDSATTTTTTLKPILLTPSKPATTIPAFPEQSDVSGCPLTLSDELFDGIKSACSGAKSGADMELHHSRCCPVLAAWLYSAYSATALGSMAGHSHSHSSNAHGHGHATSAYDMMPLLPDDSETCVNELGKALVVRGVELTKPNETCDVVYCFCGIRLHHLTCPDSFSVGQSGELVGDAIVRRLEKNCLSSSTNVNGLPGLGGCSKCLNTLYLLNKKTSNSSKAEDRTTKIHNKDCELMGLTWLLAKNRTAYMHTVSAVLRALMLNTDGSYPQSCSLNSDGMPLAVDSSEISDHSSSNNLQPPISLSLLFLCLLLLPMHLTMLSS from the exons ATGTCACTGACACTTTTCCTGAAGACCCTTTTCCTCTTCTTCCCTTGCTACCTGTGCCTCCTTgactcagcaacaacaacaacaacaacccttAAGCCCATTTTGCTAACCCCATCCAAGCCTGCAACGACAATCCCTGCATTCCCAGAACAATCTGATGTCTCAGGGTGCCCTCTCACCCTCTCAGATGAGCTCTTTGATGGGATCAAGAGTGCATGTAGTGGTGCCAAAAGTGGTGCTGACATGGAGCTCCACCACAGCAGGTGCTGTCCAGTGCTTGCAGCATGGTTGTATTCTGCATATTCTGCCACTGCACTAGGCAGCATGGCAGGCCATAGCCATAGCCATAGCAGCAATGCTCATGGTCATGGCCATGCCACATCAGCATATGACATGATGCCTTTGCTCCCAGATGACTCCGAAACATGTGTGAATGAGCTGGGAAAGGCCTTGGTAGTGAGAGGGGTTGAGCTGACAAAGCCTAATGAGACTTGTGATGTGGTGTATTGCTTCTGTGGCATTAGGCTGCACCACTTGACATGCCCTGATTCATTTTCTGTTGGCCAAAGTGGGGAACTTGTTGGGGATGCAATTGTGAGAAGGTTGGAGAAGAATTGCTTGAGTAGCAGCACTAATGTCAATGGCTTACCAGGTCTTGGAGGGTGCTCTAAGTGCTTAAATACCCTCTATTTG CTTAACAAGAAGACTTCAAATTCAAGCAAAGCAGAAGACAGGACCACCAAGATCCACAACAAAGATTGTGAGCTCATGGGCTTGACATGGCTTCTGGCTAAAAATAGGACAGCTTATATGCACACGGTTTCTGCGGTTCTCCGCGCTTTGATGTTGAACACCGATGGCTCTTACCCTCAGTCCTGCTCTCTAAACAGTGATGGAATGCCTCTTGCTGTGGATTCATCGGAAATCTCTGATCACTCTTCATCAAACAACCTCCAACCACCcatctctctttctttgttATTCCTTTGTTTGTTACTACTGCCTATGCATTTAACAATGTTATCCTCATAG